One genomic region from Mycobacterium basiliense encodes:
- a CDS encoding dienelactone hydrolase family protein has translation MPHVQDSVFTPDGSCSVSLFLPATTHKVPGVVMYPDVGGSRPIFQKMAATMAGFGYAVLLPDMYYRHRGYPSFSMPSAFTDPTERARMMALGDSLIPDMMASDAVAYFDYLSTRAELCGNTFGVCGYCRGGRISLIVAGRCPDRVAAAASFHGSQLAADNPNSPHLLADRMRAKVYVAAADNDELFPPHQAATLQSALSAAGVDHTIETYTAEHGFAVPDNPGYDAAAARRHWDAVRDFFGSALAAHPGSGS, from the coding sequence GTGCCCCATGTGCAAGACAGCGTGTTCACACCCGACGGCAGCTGCTCGGTGAGCCTCTTTCTGCCCGCGACCACCCATAAGGTACCGGGTGTCGTGATGTACCCCGACGTCGGCGGATCTCGACCCATCTTTCAAAAGATGGCGGCAACGATGGCCGGTTTCGGCTATGCGGTGTTGCTGCCGGACATGTATTACCGTCATCGGGGCTACCCGTCGTTCTCCATGCCGTCGGCATTCACCGATCCCACCGAGCGTGCGCGGATGATGGCACTGGGCGACAGCCTCATTCCCGACATGATGGCCAGCGACGCCGTCGCATACTTTGACTATCTGAGCACGCGGGCAGAATTGTGCGGCAACACCTTTGGTGTGTGTGGGTACTGCAGGGGCGGACGCATTTCGCTGATCGTCGCCGGACGATGTCCGGATCGTGTCGCGGCCGCCGCGTCATTTCACGGGAGTCAGCTAGCCGCGGACAACCCGAATAGTCCGCATCTGCTGGCTGATCGGATGCGCGCGAAAGTGTATGTCGCCGCAGCGGACAACGACGAATTGTTTCCCCCGCATCAGGCCGCAACGCTGCAGAGTGCCCTGAGCGCGGCCGGGGTAGACCACACGATCGAAACGTACACCGCTGAACACGGATTCGCCGTGCCGGACAATCCCGGCTACGACGCGGCCGCGGCTCGCCGACACTGGGACGCGGTGCGGGATTTCTTTGGTTCGGCGCTCGCCGCCCACCCGGGAAGCGGCAGCTGA